A single genomic interval of Spinacia oleracea cultivar Varoflay chromosome 6, BTI_SOV_V1, whole genome shotgun sequence harbors:
- the LOC130463125 gene encoding probable 2' cyclic ADP-D-ribose synthase BdTIR: QSKSLASSNKNLRLVTGNPSSYDIFINHRGIDTKRTIAGLLFSHLSVLGYHPFLDSKSMKPGDKLFESIDPAIKNCSVGVAVFSPNYCDSYFCLHELTLMIDCKKKVVPIFCDVKPSELQIKKNCNWSIKDVERFQLAIEECKYTVGIAFDPSNGDWAEFLTKATDAIVKSLIEAEEDENKYYDGNSSQDRY, translated from the exons CAATCCAAAAGCTTAGCTTCGTCAAACAAAAACCTCCGCCTTGTGACCGGCAATCCTTCATCATACGACATATTCATCAATCACCGAGGTATTGACACGAAGAGGACCATCGCCGGTCTTCTCTTCAGTCATCTCTCAGTTCTCGGATATCACCCCTTTTTGGATAGTAAGAGCATGAAACCTGGGGATAAGCTATTTGAATCGATCGACCCTGCAATTAAAAACTGTAGTGTCGGAGTTGCGGTTTTTTCCCCGAACTACTGTGAttcatatttttgtttgcatgaACTGACATTAATGATAGATTGTAAGAAGAAGGTGGTTCCCATCTTTTGCGACGTCAAGCCTTCGGAACTGCAAATCAAGAAAAACTGTAATTGGTCTATCAAAGACGTCGAAAGGTTTCAGCTTGCCATTGAAGAGTGTAAATACACTGTCGGGATTGCATTTGATCCTTCAAATGG GGATTGGGCAGAGTTTTTGACAAAGGCAACAGATGCAATTGTTAAAAGCTTGATTGAGGCCGAAGAAGATGAGAATAAATATTATGATGGAAATTCTTCTCAGGATCGCTATTAA